In Micromonospora cremea, the genomic window CAAACCATCCCGGCCGTGCGACAACTACGACACGGTGTCGGAGACCGGCCCGGTTCCCGGTACCCTCGACGCCATGAGGTGGCTCTGGACCCCGGCGTGGATCGCGCGCCACGTGGCCATGGTCGTGCTGGTCGTGGGCTTCCTCGGGCTGGGCTGGTGGCAGGTCAGCCGGGCCGCCGCCGGCAACAGCATCAGCTGGGGGTACGCGGTCGAGTGGCCGGTCTTCGCCGGCTTCGTGGTCTACGTGTGGTGGCGTGAGGTGCGGCTGGCCCGCCGGAAGGAAACGCTCGCCACCGAGCCGCCGGCCGACCCCGCCGACGCGCCGACGGCCGTGACGACGCCGGCCGTGGCCGCCGGGTCCCGACCGGCGGTACGCCGACCGGTGCGGATCGCCCGGGTCCCCGCTGCCAGCGAGCCTGCCGAGGACACGGACCTGGCCGCCTACAACGACTACCTGTCATGGTTGAACGCCAATCCGGGCGCTCGGCCCGGTGACTATCCCGGCTGAGCCGGGGCTCGGAAGGACGGACGAAGGTGGGCGCAGCCCTTACCCGGTACCGCGTGATCGCCTGGATCGTGGGCGTGGCGCTGATCCTGCTGGTCGTGATCGGCATGCCGCTGAAGTACGCGTTCGACAACCCGGTCGTGGTGGAGACGGTGGGGCAGGCGCACGGCTTCCTCTACATGGTCTACCTGCTGGCCGCGTTCGACCTGAGCCGCCGGGCCGAGTGGCCGCTGAAGCGGATGCTCCTGGTGATGCTGG contains:
- a CDS encoding DUF3817 domain-containing protein: MGAALTRYRVIAWIVGVALILLVVIGMPLKYAFDNPVVVETVGQAHGFLYMVYLLAAFDLSRRAEWPLKRMLLVMLAGTVPFVSFYAERRVTGWLARPTERTPEPVAS